A region of Oceaniferula marina DNA encodes the following proteins:
- a CDS encoding vWA domain-containing protein, which yields MLEFVHPWAFLLLLAPVLIYWFVPSHRESRDSLQVPYFERLVALSGETPRAGASIRRRLVIQAVAGLLGLCLLVAALARPEWVGDPVKQEKTARDLMLAVDLSGSMEATDFSDAAGEKVDRLTVAKDVLEEFVAGRKGDRLGLIVFGSAAYMQAPFTDDHETWLNLLDESIVNMAGPSTALGDAIGLSISHFRQSQTENRVLIVLTDGNDTGSKVPPLDAAKVAKVEGVTIYTVAVGDPTTVGEDALDMETLEAVAKTTGGRSFVANDREALSDTYRLIDELEPASYDSLSYRPRKGMFHVPLAAFALLYIMTMPIFVLASRRRRRVAHD from the coding sequence ATGCTTGAGTTCGTACATCCCTGGGCTTTTCTGCTGCTGCTTGCACCGGTGTTGATCTACTGGTTTGTGCCGTCTCATCGTGAAAGCCGTGATTCGCTACAGGTCCCGTATTTTGAACGGCTGGTAGCGCTGAGCGGAGAAACCCCGAGAGCTGGCGCCAGTATCCGAAGACGTCTGGTGATTCAGGCGGTGGCTGGTTTGCTTGGCTTGTGTCTGCTGGTGGCAGCACTGGCACGACCCGAGTGGGTGGGAGATCCCGTGAAACAAGAGAAAACCGCTCGTGATCTGATGTTAGCTGTCGACTTGTCTGGTTCGATGGAGGCTACGGATTTCAGTGATGCTGCCGGTGAAAAAGTCGATCGACTGACTGTGGCCAAGGATGTGCTGGAGGAATTTGTGGCGGGGCGTAAGGGAGACCGCTTAGGTTTGATTGTGTTTGGCAGTGCGGCATACATGCAGGCACCATTCACCGATGATCACGAAACATGGCTCAACCTGCTTGATGAAAGTATCGTCAACATGGCAGGGCCCAGCACGGCTCTCGGCGACGCCATCGGCCTCTCCATTTCGCATTTTCGCCAGTCCCAAACTGAAAACAGAGTTCTGATCGTTTTGACCGACGGAAATGACACTGGCAGTAAGGTGCCGCCCTTGGATGCCGCCAAGGTGGCGAAGGTGGAGGGCGTGACTATCTATACCGTGGCTGTCGGTGACCCGACAACCGTGGGTGAGGATGCTCTCGACATGGAAACCCTGGAAGCGGTTGCCAAGACCACCGGGGGGCGCAGTTTTGTCGCGAACGATCGCGAGGCTCTGAGCGATACCTACAGGCTTATCGATGAACTCGAGCCGGCCAGCTACGACAGCCTTTCTTATCGTCCCCGCAAGGGCATGTTCCATGTTCCCTTGGCGGCCTTTGCTTTGCTTTACATCATGACGATGCCAATCTTTGTCCTGGCTTCGCGCCGAAGAAGGAGAGTTGCCCATGACTGA
- a CDS encoding DUF58 domain-containing protein: MRKPRKWFGADSAQTGAEQDDRVAVSLAHLRALEFSARGFSLLPRQPVQSILSGQHASRLRGRGLNFEELRHYRPGDDIRTMDWKVTNRTGKPHVRVYTEERERRVYLMVDQRISMFFGSQRAMKSVVAAELASLAAWRVLGEGDRVGALIFDDQHCHHFTPRRSRDAVIDILKRLETANAALNAGCRANAGQLNIAFDALLRRVTHDALVIYIGDGFGWDEGSDELLKRLSLHNDVIAINVFDPAECDLPALKELVVSDGEMQIEVSGKREELQQRFEESYLNHVKQMREALQRFGLPLIEIDTVDEPLQQLLRALGSQP; this comes from the coding sequence TCGGCGCAAACCGGTGCCGAGCAGGACGACCGCGTCGCGGTTAGTCTGGCGCACCTGCGTGCTTTGGAATTCTCAGCGCGTGGTTTCTCGTTGTTGCCCCGTCAGCCGGTGCAGAGCATTCTGAGCGGACAACACGCTTCACGCCTGCGGGGCCGTGGGCTCAATTTTGAGGAATTGCGGCACTATCGTCCGGGCGATGACATTCGTACTATGGACTGGAAGGTGACGAACCGAACCGGCAAACCTCACGTCCGAGTCTACACCGAGGAGCGGGAGCGCCGAGTTTATCTGATGGTCGATCAGAGGATCAGCATGTTCTTCGGCAGCCAGCGGGCGATGAAGTCGGTGGTGGCGGCGGAGCTCGCATCTTTGGCAGCCTGGCGGGTGCTTGGGGAGGGGGATCGCGTCGGCGCCTTGATCTTTGACGACCAGCATTGCCATCATTTCACGCCTCGACGCAGCCGAGATGCCGTCATCGACATCCTCAAGCGCCTCGAGACTGCCAATGCTGCACTTAATGCAGGCTGTCGGGCGAATGCCGGACAGTTGAACATCGCTTTCGATGCCCTTCTCAGACGTGTCACCCACGATGCGCTGGTGATCTACATTGGCGACGGCTTCGGTTGGGATGAAGGTAGCGATGAATTACTCAAGCGTTTGTCGCTGCACAACGATGTGATTGCCATCAATGTGTTTGACCCTGCTGAGTGTGATTTACCTGCGCTGAAGGAGCTTGTTGTATCGGATGGAGAAATGCAGATCGAAGTCTCTGGTAAGCGTGAGGAACTGCAGCAGCGTTTTGAAGAGAGTTATCTGAATCATGTGAAGCAAATGCGCGAGGCCTTGCAGCGGTTTGGTCTGCCATTGATCGAAATCGACACCGTGGACGAGCCGCTGCAGCAGTTGCTCCGCGCACTGGGATCACAGCCATGA
- a CDS encoding DUF4381 domain-containing protein, translating into MSKLFESDWGNESLREIVEVEFPEPVPLVPSTPGWWILLLGLVGLMARSLWRRRQRYLRDRYRRDALEQLATIKQHLAAGKQEAVRELAPLLRATAVAAGGRDLVSGLEGDDYAAALAGLSPGKDYLSVSAIGDLQLLAYAPLDEVRGMDTQRLEILMTAMENWIQNHKGDYA; encoded by the coding sequence ATGAGTAAGTTGTTTGAGTCGGATTGGGGAAATGAATCACTTCGCGAGATCGTTGAAGTGGAATTTCCCGAACCTGTGCCTCTGGTGCCGTCCACACCGGGCTGGTGGATTTTATTGCTAGGCTTGGTTGGGTTGATGGCACGGTCTCTCTGGCGTCGGCGGCAGCGTTATCTGCGAGACCGTTACCGTCGTGATGCTCTCGAGCAACTGGCGACGATCAAGCAGCATCTCGCAGCTGGAAAACAAGAAGCCGTCCGGGAACTGGCACCCTTGCTTCGAGCTACGGCAGTTGCAGCAGGCGGGCGCGACCTTGTTTCAGGCTTGGAGGGGGATGACTATGCCGCTGCTCTGGCAGGACTTTCTCCGGGTAAGGATTATTTGTCGGTTAGCGCCATTGGCGACCTACAGTTGCTTGCCTATGCCCCGCTCGATGAGGTGAGAGGCATGGATACGCAACGTTTGGAAATTTTGATGACGGCGATGGAAAATTGGATACAAAACCACAAAGGAGACTATGCTTGA
- a CDS encoding VWA domain-containing protein: MTELASIQNLHFLRPGWLLLLIPFALISFLQWRSGDLGRQWQGVIAPHLLPRMVVSGSQRQLVSPLWVSVFVLPLLAVALAGPSWKRGESPFAVDSAALVIAVDLSESMEGKDLQPDRLQRARSKILELSQARGDARTALLAYAGSGHTVLPLTNDANVLLHYLEALQVGMLPKRGKSPESILPMARELLAEGGGTLLLLGDGAPENSIETYRALSDEKGVQLIVWGMGKTQEEMDKDAERGLKSSALPLNEAGLMTLSDAGDGVYQRVTPDDEDVTRILQTIDSHYELSGDSSRPWMDGGYYLVWPIVLLFLLWFRKGWALRW; the protein is encoded by the coding sequence ATGACTGAACTAGCCTCCATCCAAAACCTGCATTTTTTACGGCCGGGGTGGTTACTCCTGTTGATTCCCTTTGCATTGATTAGTTTTCTGCAGTGGCGCTCGGGTGATCTCGGCCGTCAGTGGCAGGGAGTGATTGCTCCGCACCTGTTGCCGCGCATGGTGGTGTCGGGTAGTCAGCGTCAGCTGGTTTCACCCTTGTGGGTGTCTGTGTTCGTGCTTCCCTTGTTGGCGGTGGCTCTGGCGGGTCCCAGCTGGAAGCGCGGAGAATCTCCCTTTGCTGTCGATTCCGCCGCTCTGGTCATCGCCGTTGATCTTAGCGAATCCATGGAGGGCAAGGATCTGCAACCTGACCGTCTACAGCGGGCACGTAGTAAAATTCTGGAACTTTCCCAAGCGCGCGGTGATGCTCGCACCGCATTGTTAGCTTACGCCGGCTCAGGTCACACGGTCCTGCCGTTGACCAATGATGCCAACGTTTTGTTACACTATCTGGAGGCGTTGCAGGTGGGAATGCTACCGAAGCGTGGTAAATCGCCTGAATCAATTCTTCCGATGGCGCGTGAGCTACTTGCCGAGGGCGGGGGCACGCTTTTGCTCTTAGGAGATGGTGCACCGGAAAACTCGATCGAGACCTACCGCGCCCTGAGTGATGAAAAAGGAGTTCAGCTTATTGTTTGGGGAATGGGTAAGACCCAGGAGGAAATGGATAAGGATGCCGAGCGTGGTCTGAAAAGCAGCGCCTTGCCCCTGAATGAGGCAGGGCTCATGACGCTGTCGGATGCCGGCGATGGAGTTTACCAGAGAGTTACCCCGGATGACGAGGATGTGACACGGATTCTTCAGACGATTGATAGTCACTATGAACTCAGCGGTGACAGTTCCCGACCTTGGATGGATGGCGGCTATTATCTTGTCTGGCCGATTGTGCTGTTATTTTTACTTTGGTTTAGAAAGGGGTGGGCGCTGAGATGGTAA